GGGCCGTAGCCGTTTGGTCGATCTGGGCTTTGCGCGAAAGGTTAGGAGCCGTAGTTTCCATATTTGCTATATGCTAACAAATGTATGGTTCCTAACGTTCGTTAGCAAGGTTGGGTTGCTTTTTTTGCAAACGATTGCAGAGGGCTTTGTGCGAAGGCGTTTGGGTAAGGCAACATGTAAGCTATTACAAGCTCAGCCTGACGTTCAGGAAACGTAAAATGCCTTTTCAGGCACAACCTCATTCAGCTTGAACAATGGAGGCGAGCCGCGCAGCCTCTGCGGTGGCCGACTGCCTAGGTCGATGGGGCTGGCCGCACGCAAAACAGGCGAAGTGTTTGGGCATTGGCACAAAAACACCGCCGGGGGCTACCTTTGCGCCCCTTGCACCGTAGTGCTACCGTTATGTCAGAACAAGTCACCCCGCTTAATCAAGTCGGCGAAATCGGCCTGATTCGCCTGATCCAGGATACCATCACGCTGCACCAGCCCAGCACGGTGCTCGGCATCGGCGACGATGCCGCCATTATTGCGCCGCCCGCCGAGCACGAGGTGGTCGTCAGCACCGATTTGCTGGTGGAGGGCGTCCACTTCGACCTGATGTTCTGCCCCCTGAAGCACCTAGGCTACAAGGCCGTGGCCGTGAACGTATCGGACATTGCGGCCATGAATGCGCTGCCCACCCAGATTACCGTGAGCCTGGCCTTGCCGGCGCGCTTTTCGGTGGAAGCCGTGCAAGAGTTTTACGAAGGCGTGCGCCTGGCCTCGGAGGCGTACCGCGTCGATGTAATCGGCGGGGATACCACGGCCTCGCGCGCGGGCTTGGTTATTTCGGTAACCGCCATGGGCACCGTAGCCCGCGGCAAAGCCGTGCGCCGCAGCGGGGCCAAGGTAAACGACCTGCTTTGCGTAACCGGCGACCTGGGCGGCGCCTACCTCGGCCTGCAAATTCTGGAGCGCGAAAAACAAGCTTACCTCGCCGACCCCGAAACTCAACCCAACCTGGCGCCCTACGACTACGTGGTGCAGCGCCAGCTGCGCCCCGAAGCCCGCATGGATGTGGTGCACATGCTGCACGAGATGGAGGTGGTGCCCACCAGCATGATTGATATTTCCGACGGGCTGGCATCCGAAATAATGCACCTGTGCGCGGCCTCGGGCGTGGGCGCCACCATCTTCTCCGACCGCCTGCCTGCCGACCAGCAGGTGTACGACGTTGCCGACGAGTTCCGCCTCGACCCAGTGATGTGCGTACTCAACGGCGGCGAAGACTACGAGCTGCTTTTCACCGTACCGCTCGCCGATTTCGACAAGCTCAAGAACCACCCCGACATCACCATCATCGGCAAAATAACGGAGGCTTCGGAAGGCGCTATTCTGGCCACCAAGGGCGGCAACGCCGTGCCGCTGCGGGCGCAGGGCTGGTCGCACTTCGGCAAGCAGCAGTAACAACAAGCGCATGCAAACAAAAAGCCCGCGGCAGCTGCCGCGGGCTTTTTGCTGGTGGGTACCTAGGTTAATCCTCGGGGTAGGGCACGAACACGAACTTCGTGAACTCCCCATCAACCACGAACAGACAGCAGAACTCGTCGGGGTCTTTGTAGGCGCGCTGAAAGTCCTCGACGTGCTCGGGCGAAATCACGCCTTGCTGCACGAAAATGTCGAGGTACGAGGCTAGCACGTACCACTCGGTTTCCATCTCGTCGGGCGAGATGAGCAGCGAGCCGAAAGGCACAGGTATGCGCGCGAACACGAAGATGGGGTGCTTCGAAATGTCGCGGCGCCGG
The sequence above is drawn from the Hymenobacter sp. YIM 151858-1 genome and encodes:
- the thiL gene encoding thiamine-phosphate kinase, which codes for MSEQVTPLNQVGEIGLIRLIQDTITLHQPSTVLGIGDDAAIIAPPAEHEVVVSTDLLVEGVHFDLMFCPLKHLGYKAVAVNVSDIAAMNALPTQITVSLALPARFSVEAVQEFYEGVRLASEAYRVDVIGGDTTASRAGLVISVTAMGTVARGKAVRRSGAKVNDLLCVTGDLGGAYLGLQILEREKQAYLADPETQPNLAPYDYVVQRQLRPEARMDVVHMLHEMEVVPTSMIDISDGLASEIMHLCAASGVGATIFSDRLPADQQVYDVADEFRLDPVMCVLNGGEDYELLFTVPLADFDKLKNHPDITIIGKITEASEGAILATKGGNAVPLRAQGWSHFGKQQ